Proteins encoded within one genomic window of Actinoplanes octamycinicus:
- a CDS encoding RNB domain-containing ribonuclease, translated as MPIKRVWAPQIDFSVLRRELGLPGEFPAAVIAEAERAAAETPGGVDRTDVPFVTIDPAGSQDLDQAMHLSRRDGGGYRVRYAIADVASFVRPGGAIEAESWVRGQTMYLPDGRIPLHPPVLSEGAVSLFADVDRAAVVWTIDLDADGATTATHLERARVRSRAKLDYPGVQRELDGGNPSEPVALLAEIGTLLARRAADRGAVNLPLPAQEVERDGGGWRLVLRAPLPVEEHNAQISLLTGMAAARIMLDGGVGMLRTMPGPKPEAVDGLRAAAASLGVDWPAGASVGAVVSSVDPGSPRGAAFLDQAAELLRGAAYSAFGGTAGPVPEDAGHGGVGAPYAHVTAPLRRLADRYVTETCLALYENRPVPPWVLDALPRLPKQMSATDRLASAADRGAIDLAEAVLLQGRVGECFDAAVLDREEASGKRPAGGMVALDDPAVRARCLGDLPLGERIQARLRAADPATRTVRFERA; from the coding sequence GTGCCGATCAAACGGGTGTGGGCGCCGCAGATTGACTTCTCCGTGTTGCGGCGGGAGCTGGGGTTGCCGGGGGAGTTCCCGGCGGCCGTGATCGCCGAGGCGGAACGGGCGGCCGCCGAGACGCCGGGCGGGGTGGACCGGACGGACGTGCCGTTCGTGACCATCGACCCGGCCGGGTCGCAGGACCTGGACCAGGCGATGCACCTGAGCCGGCGGGACGGTGGCGGCTACCGGGTGCGGTACGCGATCGCGGACGTGGCCTCGTTCGTCCGGCCGGGCGGGGCGATCGAGGCGGAGAGCTGGGTGCGCGGGCAGACGATGTATCTGCCGGACGGGCGGATCCCGCTGCACCCGCCGGTGCTCAGCGAGGGCGCGGTCAGCCTGTTCGCGGACGTGGACCGGGCGGCGGTGGTGTGGACCATCGACCTGGACGCCGACGGGGCGACCACCGCGACCCACCTGGAACGGGCCCGGGTACGCAGCCGGGCCAAGCTGGACTACCCGGGCGTGCAGCGGGAGCTGGACGGCGGGAATCCGTCCGAGCCGGTGGCGCTGCTCGCCGAGATCGGGACCCTGCTGGCCCGGCGGGCGGCCGACCGGGGCGCGGTCAACCTGCCGCTGCCGGCGCAGGAGGTGGAGCGGGACGGCGGCGGCTGGCGGCTGGTGCTGCGGGCACCGCTGCCGGTGGAGGAGCACAACGCGCAGATCTCGCTGCTCACCGGGATGGCCGCGGCGCGGATCATGCTGGACGGCGGGGTCGGCATGCTGCGCACCATGCCGGGGCCGAAACCGGAGGCGGTCGACGGGCTGCGGGCCGCGGCGGCGTCGCTCGGGGTGGACTGGCCGGCCGGGGCGAGCGTCGGGGCGGTGGTCTCCTCGGTCGATCCGGGCAGCCCGCGCGGCGCGGCGTTCCTCGATCAGGCCGCGGAGTTGTTGCGGGGTGCGGCGTACTCCGCGTTCGGCGGGACGGCCGGCCCGGTGCCGGAGGACGCCGGCCACGGTGGGGTGGGCGCGCCGTACGCGCATGTCACCGCGCCGCTGCGCCGGCTGGCCGACCGGTATGTCACGGAGACCTGCCTGGCCCTGTACGAGAACCGGCCGGTCCCGCCGTGGGTGCTCGACGCCCTGCCGCGCCTGCCGAAGCAGATGAGCGCCACCGACCGGCTCGCCTCGGCCGCCGACCGGGGTGCGATCGACCTGGCCGAGGCGGTGCTGCTGCAGGGCCGGGTGGGGGAGTGCTTCGACGCCGCGGTGCTGGACCGGGAGGAGGCGTCCGGGAAGCGACCGGCCGGCGGGATGGTGGCGCTCGACGACCCGGCGGTGCGGGCCCGCTGCCTCGGCGACCTGCCGCTGGGCGAGCGGATCCAGGCCCGCCTGAGGGCGGCCGACCCGGCGACCCGGACGGTCCGCTTCGAACGCGCCTGA
- the panB gene encoding 3-methyl-2-oxobutanoate hydroxymethyltransferase, translated as MSEIPTLYGGPAVRRVRTRDLLNAKVRGDRWPMLTSYDQYTASIFDQSGVPVLLVGDSAANNVFGYETTVPVTVDELLPLVRAVVRATKTALIVGDLPFGSYEEGPTQALRTAVRFMKEGGCHAVKLEGGRKMAPQIEAITSAGIPVMAHIGFTPQREHVIGGYRVQGRENEGAEVISDARAVVDAGAFAVVLEMVPGEVAKQITKELPIPTVGIGAGPDTDAQVLVWQDMAGLRTGKAPRFVKRYADLAGALTEATRQFADEVRNGEFPAAEHTF; from the coding sequence ATGTCGGAAATCCCGACCCTGTACGGCGGCCCCGCTGTCCGCCGGGTCCGCACCCGCGACCTGCTCAACGCCAAGGTCCGCGGCGACCGCTGGCCGATGCTCACGTCCTACGACCAGTACACCGCGTCGATCTTCGACCAGTCCGGCGTACCGGTCCTGCTGGTCGGCGACTCCGCCGCCAACAACGTCTTCGGCTACGAGACCACCGTCCCGGTCACCGTCGACGAGCTGCTGCCGCTGGTCCGCGCGGTGGTCCGGGCCACCAAGACCGCGCTGATCGTGGGCGACCTGCCGTTCGGCAGCTACGAGGAGGGCCCCACCCAGGCGCTGCGCACCGCCGTCCGGTTCATGAAGGAGGGCGGCTGCCACGCGGTCAAGCTGGAGGGCGGCCGGAAGATGGCGCCGCAGATCGAGGCGATCACCAGCGCCGGCATCCCGGTGATGGCGCACATCGGGTTCACCCCGCAGCGCGAGCACGTGATCGGCGGCTACCGCGTCCAGGGCCGGGAGAACGAGGGCGCCGAGGTGATCTCGGACGCCCGCGCGGTCGTCGACGCGGGCGCCTTCGCCGTGGTCCTGGAGATGGTGCCGGGCGAGGTGGCCAAGCAGATCACCAAGGAGCTGCCGATCCCCACGGTCGGCATCGGCGCCGGCCCGGACACCGACGCCCAGGTCCTGGTCTGGCAGGACATGGCCGGCCTGCGCACCGGCAAGGCGCCCCGCTTCGTCAAGCGTTACGCCGACCTGGCCGGCGCGCTCACCGAGGCCACCCGGCAGTTCGCCGACGAGGTGCGCAACGGCGAGTTCCCGGCCGCGGAGCACACCTTCTAA
- a CDS encoding NAD+ synthase, with the protein MPTLRIALAQVNSTVGDIAGNAAAVRRWSRAASDAGAHLVAFPEMMLTGYPIEDLVFRNSFVAASQRALRALAADLAADGLGELAVVVGYVDADGPAAISSDASPGSGRRDASALLHRGEVVATYFKHHLPNYGVFDEDRYFEPGDALTVVRFGGVDVALTVCEDIWQAGGPFTAARRAGVGLVVTINASPYELNKDDVRLPLVQRRAAEAGATVAYVNMIGGQDELVFDGDSMVVGPDGSLLARAGQFTEELLVHDLDLPGADAAPNAEGSTDAAKPQVETEISDDMAINRVSLTGDLHALSDHRSGGVADRIADEAEVWTALVMGLRDYVNKNGFRSVVLGLSGGIDSAVVAAIAVDALGPERVTGVSLSSGYSSEHSKDDAADLAKRTGLSYRVEPIQPMVDAFLANMSLSGLAVENLQARVRGVILMALSNQDGHLVLTTGNKSELAVGYSTLYGDSVGGYNPLKDVPKTMVWQLARWRNTQGDPPIPENSISKPPSAELRPDQKDSDSLPDYEVLDPIIKGYVDHDLGRAELIAAGNDPALVDRVLRMVDLAEYKRRQSAPGTKISGKAFGRDRRLPITNRFREGV; encoded by the coding sequence ATGCCCACGCTGCGCATCGCCCTCGCCCAGGTGAACTCGACGGTCGGCGACATCGCCGGTAACGCGGCCGCGGTGCGCCGCTGGTCGAGGGCCGCCTCGGACGCCGGCGCCCACCTGGTCGCCTTCCCCGAGATGATGCTGACCGGTTATCCGATCGAGGACCTGGTCTTCCGCAACTCGTTCGTCGCCGCCTCCCAGCGGGCGCTCCGCGCGCTCGCCGCCGACCTGGCCGCCGACGGCCTGGGCGAGCTGGCCGTGGTGGTGGGTTACGTGGACGCCGACGGCCCGGCCGCGATCAGCTCCGACGCGTCCCCGGGCAGCGGCCGCCGGGACGCCTCCGCGCTGCTCCACCGGGGTGAGGTGGTGGCCACCTACTTCAAGCACCACCTGCCGAACTACGGGGTCTTCGACGAGGACCGCTACTTCGAGCCAGGCGACGCGCTGACCGTGGTCCGGTTCGGCGGCGTGGACGTCGCGCTGACCGTGTGCGAGGACATCTGGCAGGCCGGCGGGCCGTTCACCGCGGCGCGGCGGGCCGGGGTGGGGCTGGTCGTCACCATCAACGCCTCGCCCTACGAGCTGAACAAGGACGACGTGCGGCTGCCGCTGGTGCAGCGCCGGGCCGCGGAGGCGGGCGCCACCGTGGCGTACGTGAACATGATCGGCGGGCAGGACGAGCTGGTCTTCGACGGGGATTCGATGGTGGTGGGTCCCGACGGTTCGCTGCTGGCTCGAGCCGGGCAGTTCACCGAGGAGTTGCTCGTCCACGATCTGGATCTGCCCGGTGCCGACGCGGCGCCGAACGCGGAGGGCTCGACCGACGCGGCGAAGCCGCAGGTCGAAACGGAAATCTCCGATGACATGGCGATAAATCGCGTCTCACTCACCGGCGATTTGCACGCTTTGTCCGATCACCGGAGCGGCGGGGTCGCCGATCGCATCGCCGACGAGGCGGAGGTCTGGACCGCCCTGGTGATGGGCCTGCGCGACTACGTCAACAAGAACGGCTTCCGGTCCGTGGTGCTCGGCCTCTCCGGCGGCATCGACTCCGCCGTGGTCGCCGCGATCGCCGTCGACGCCCTCGGCCCGGAGCGGGTCACCGGCGTCTCGCTGTCCAGCGGCTACTCCTCCGAGCACTCCAAGGACGACGCCGCCGACCTGGCCAAACGCACCGGTCTGAGCTACCGCGTGGAGCCGATCCAGCCGATGGTCGACGCCTTCCTGGCGAACATGTCGCTGTCCGGCCTGGCCGTGGAGAACCTGCAGGCCCGGGTCCGCGGGGTGATCCTGATGGCGCTCTCCAACCAGGACGGGCACCTGGTGCTCACCACCGGCAACAAGAGCGAGCTGGCGGTCGGCTACTCCACCCTCTACGGCGACTCGGTCGGCGGCTACAACCCGCTCAAGGACGTGCCGAAAACCATGGTCTGGCAGCTCGCCCGCTGGCGGAACACGCAGGGCGACCCGCCCATCCCGGAGAACTCGATCAGCAAGCCACCGAGCGCCGAGCTGCGCCCGGACCAGAAGGACTCGGACTCGCTGCCGGACTACGAGGTGCTTGACCCGATCATCAAGGGGTATGTGGACCACGACCTCGGCCGCGCCGAGCTGATCGCGGCCGGCAACGATCCGGCCCTGGTCGACCGGGTGCTGCGGATGGTCGACCTGGCGGAGTACAAGCGCCGCCAGTCCGCGCCCGGCACCAAGATCTCGGGCAAGGCGTTCGGCCGGGACCGCCGCCTGCCCATCACCAACAGGTTCCGCGAAGGGGTATGA
- the glnA gene encoding type I glutamate--ammonia ligase, protein MDRQQEFVLRTLEERDIRFVRLWFTDVLGTLKSVSVAPAELESAFEEGIGIDGSAIEGFARVFESDMVAMPDPTTFQVFPFEGGGSGESARMFCDILLPDGSPAWADPRHVLRRALARAAEKGFTFYTHPEVEFFLVQDGDNDGSVPIPVDTGGYFDHTTHAVARDFRRQAVLALERIGISVEFSHHEVAPGQQEIDLRYADALTTADNIMTFRHVVKEVALSQGVKATFMPKPYTDQPGSGMHTHLSLFEGERNAFYDSEDPQKLSKTARAFIAGLLVHAREYTAVTNQWVNSYKRLFPLQLPDRITESPAFVSWGHLNRSALVRVPAFGKPNSARVEVRSIDSAANPYLAFAVMLGAGLKGIEEGYELPPGAEDDVWSLSPAERKAAGYEALPENLSEAIEVMAGSELIAEVLGEHVFDFFLRNKRAEWEQFRREVTPYERQRYLGAL, encoded by the coding sequence GTGGACCGACAGCAGGAGTTCGTGCTTCGCACGCTCGAGGAGCGCGACATCCGTTTCGTCCGTCTCTGGTTCACCGACGTGCTCGGCACGCTGAAGAGCGTGTCGGTGGCCCCGGCCGAGCTCGAGTCGGCCTTCGAGGAGGGCATCGGCATCGACGGCTCGGCGATCGAGGGCTTCGCCCGGGTCTTCGAGTCGGACATGGTCGCCATGCCGGACCCGACCACCTTCCAGGTCTTCCCGTTCGAGGGCGGCGGCAGCGGCGAGAGCGCCCGGATGTTCTGCGACATCCTGCTCCCCGACGGCAGCCCGGCCTGGGCCGACCCGCGTCACGTGCTGCGCCGCGCGCTGGCCCGGGCCGCGGAGAAGGGCTTCACCTTCTACACCCACCCCGAGGTCGAGTTCTTCCTGGTCCAGGACGGGGACAACGACGGCTCGGTGCCGATCCCGGTGGACACCGGCGGCTACTTCGACCACACCACCCACGCGGTGGCCCGAGACTTCCGCCGCCAGGCCGTGCTGGCCCTGGAGCGGATCGGCATCTCGGTCGAGTTCAGCCACCACGAGGTCGCCCCCGGCCAGCAGGAGATCGACCTGCGGTACGCGGACGCGCTGACCACCGCGGACAACATCATGACGTTCCGGCACGTGGTCAAGGAGGTGGCGCTCTCCCAGGGGGTCAAGGCCACCTTCATGCCGAAGCCGTACACCGACCAGCCCGGCTCCGGCATGCACACCCACCTGTCGCTGTTCGAGGGCGAGCGCAACGCGTTCTACGACAGCGAGGACCCGCAGAAGCTGTCCAAGACGGCGCGGGCGTTCATCGCCGGCCTGCTGGTGCACGCCCGGGAGTACACCGCGGTGACGAACCAGTGGGTGAACTCCTACAAGCGGCTCTTCCCGCTGCAGCTGCCGGACCGGATCACCGAGTCGCCGGCCTTCGTCAGCTGGGGCCACCTGAACCGGTCCGCCCTGGTCCGGGTGCCCGCCTTCGGCAAGCCGAACTCGGCCCGGGTGGAGGTGCGCTCGATCGACTCGGCGGCCAACCCCTACCTGGCCTTCGCGGTCATGCTGGGCGCCGGCCTCAAGGGCATCGAGGAGGGCTACGAGCTGCCCCCCGGCGCCGAGGACGACGTCTGGTCGCTGTCCCCGGCCGAGCGCAAGGCCGCCGGCTACGAGGCGCTCCCGGAGAACCTGTCCGAGGCGATCGAGGTGATGGCCGGCTCCGAGCTGATCGCCGAGGTGCTCGGCGAGCACGTCTTCGACTTCTTCCTGCGCAACAAGCGGGCCGAGTGGGAGCAGTTCCGCCGCGAGGTCACCCCCTACGAGCGCCAGCGCTACCTGGGCGCCCTCTGA
- a CDS encoding DUF350 domain-containing protein, producing MLQELLEGAGRSIAFGAIGIGLMALGFVLIDMLTPGKLRDLIWTERNPNASLLLAANQLGIALIVFTSIWTTYDSFGQGVASTALFGVLGIVIMGLAFLVLDWMTPGKLGEVICTADYHGGALVSAASHFGAALIVCACIA from the coding sequence GTGCTGCAAGAGTTGTTGGAGGGTGCCGGGCGGAGCATCGCCTTCGGTGCGATCGGGATCGGTCTGATGGCCCTCGGTTTTGTGCTGATCGACATGCTCACGCCGGGCAAGCTGCGCGACCTGATCTGGACCGAGCGCAACCCGAACGCGTCGCTGCTGCTGGCCGCCAACCAGCTCGGCATCGCGCTGATCGTGTTCACCTCGATCTGGACCACCTACGACTCGTTCGGCCAGGGCGTCGCGTCGACCGCGCTGTTCGGCGTGCTCGGCATCGTGATCATGGGGCTCGCCTTCCTGGTCCTGGACTGGATGACCCCGGGCAAGCTCGGCGAGGTCATCTGCACCGCCGACTACCACGGTGGCGCGCTGGTCAGCGCGGCCTCGCACTTCGGCGCCGCGCTCATCGTCTGCGCCTGCATCGCCTGA
- a CDS encoding low temperature requirement protein A — MTQESPGVRVSTLELFFDLVFVFTVTQLADSLAHHLTPAGLLDVVLILVVVWWMYSGYAWLTNAVAPTTTTRRTLLLVGMAGFLVMALAIPQAFGKYGWIFGVAYVVVNLSHSVMFLQAGPAAVRVMRTLGPMNLLAALLVLTGGLLPEPWRHLCWLAAPLVQISAGYLHPMELHHISAAHFVERHSLVTIIAIGESIIAIGVGVGSDLSGGVILAAVLGLCVAYYLWWAYFADGDRRSEHVLAEAGDPGRRARLALNAWGYAHIPILLGVVVTAVGIKKTVGHAFEGLHWGEALTLGGGVAIYLLGHAAFLRLLRLPGAAFRVGVAALCLATAPLGHALAVAQLAAVAVVMAGGAILEDVRRIRRSSLAEAIGDFGRGA; from the coding sequence ATGACGCAGGAGTCGCCCGGTGTCCGGGTGTCCACGCTGGAACTCTTCTTCGATCTGGTCTTCGTCTTCACGGTGACCCAGCTCGCCGACTCGCTCGCGCACCACCTGACCCCCGCGGGCCTGCTGGACGTGGTGCTGATCCTGGTCGTGGTCTGGTGGATGTACTCGGGTTACGCCTGGCTCACCAACGCGGTCGCCCCGACCACCACCACCCGGCGCACCCTGCTGCTGGTCGGGATGGCCGGCTTCCTGGTGATGGCGCTGGCCATCCCGCAGGCGTTCGGGAAGTACGGCTGGATCTTCGGCGTCGCCTACGTGGTGGTGAACCTCAGCCACTCGGTGATGTTCCTGCAGGCCGGCCCGGCGGCGGTGCGGGTGATGCGGACGCTCGGCCCGATGAACCTGCTGGCCGCGCTGCTGGTGCTGACCGGCGGCCTGCTGCCCGAGCCGTGGCGGCACCTGTGCTGGCTGGCCGCCCCGCTGGTGCAGATCTCGGCCGGTTACCTGCACCCGATGGAGCTGCACCACATCTCGGCCGCGCACTTCGTGGAGCGGCACAGCCTGGTCACCATCATCGCGATCGGTGAGTCGATCATCGCGATCGGCGTCGGGGTCGGCTCCGACCTGTCCGGCGGCGTGATCCTGGCCGCGGTGCTCGGCCTCTGCGTCGCCTACTACCTCTGGTGGGCCTACTTCGCCGACGGCGACCGACGCTCCGAGCACGTGCTGGCCGAGGCCGGCGATCCGGGCCGGCGGGCCCGGCTGGCGCTGAACGCCTGGGGCTACGCGCACATCCCGATCCTGCTCGGCGTCGTGGTCACCGCGGTCGGGATCAAGAAGACCGTGGGGCACGCGTTCGAGGGCCTGCACTGGGGCGAGGCACTGACGCTCGGCGGCGGCGTCGCGATCTACCTGCTCGGGCACGCCGCCTTCCTGCGGCTGCTCCGGCTGCCGGGCGCCGCCTTCCGGGTCGGCGTCGCGGCCCTGTGCCTGGCGACCGCGCCGCTCGGGCACGCGCTCGCGGTGGCCCAGCTGGCCGCGGTCGCGGTCGTGATGGCCGGCGGCGCGATCCTCGAGGACGTCCGCCGGATCCGCCGCTCCAGCCTCGCCGAAGCCATCGGTGACTTCGGCCGGGGAGCCTGA
- a CDS encoding helix-turn-helix transcriptional regulator, translated as MNRTDRLYALVEELRAVAPRPRSARWLADRFEVSTRTVERDIAALQQSGTPVYAEPGRTGGYCLDRAHTLPPVNLTPEEAVAMVLALRRLDGTPFRQSAASALRKLVAAMRADDAAAAQALADRIHLVGQAAPATMPTALPVGQVVRIGYQDRSGAVTRRDIEPLGYVAVRDSWYLIAWCRLRDSARIFRVDRISGVTPMRELAPPRVLSDADLDIPPQKRERLTLFAKISQ; from the coding sequence GTGAACCGTACCGATCGGCTCTACGCCCTCGTCGAGGAGTTGCGGGCGGTCGCGCCCCGGCCGCGCAGCGCCCGCTGGCTGGCCGACCGCTTCGAGGTGAGCACCCGCACGGTGGAGCGGGACATCGCCGCGTTGCAGCAGTCCGGCACCCCGGTCTACGCCGAGCCGGGGCGCACCGGTGGTTACTGCCTGGACCGCGCGCACACCCTGCCCCCGGTCAACCTGACGCCGGAGGAGGCGGTGGCGATGGTGCTGGCCCTGCGCCGGCTCGACGGGACGCCGTTCCGGCAGTCCGCGGCGAGCGCGCTGCGCAAGCTGGTGGCCGCGATGCGGGCCGACGACGCGGCCGCCGCGCAGGCCCTGGCCGACCGGATCCACCTGGTCGGCCAGGCGGCGCCGGCCACGATGCCCACCGCGCTGCCGGTCGGCCAGGTGGTCCGGATCGGTTATCAGGACCGGTCCGGCGCGGTGACCAGGCGCGACATCGAGCCGCTGGGCTATGTGGCGGTCCGCGACAGTTGGTATCTGATCGCCTGGTGCCGGTTGCGCGACTCGGCGCGGATCTTCCGGGTCGACCGGATCAGCGGGGTGACTCCGATGCGGGAGCTGGCGCCCCCGCGCGTCCTTTCCGACGCCGACCTGGACATTCCGCCCCAGAAGCGAGAGCGCCTCACCCTCTTTGCCAAGATCTCTCAATGA
- a CDS encoding GNAT family N-acetyltransferase, producing the protein MTSEDLRLEPVTAGNWRDCAALTVHEDQKRFVADVTYYLCMCHYGDTWHPLAAVRGDEVVGFAIWGVDDDGSRWIGGLVVDAKHQRQGVGRELVRQLRERLIAEPGTPNVALSYQPENTAARSLYLALGFVETGETEGDEVVARWVG; encoded by the coding sequence ATGACTTCCGAGGATCTGCGCCTGGAGCCGGTCACCGCCGGCAACTGGCGGGACTGCGCCGCGCTCACCGTCCACGAGGACCAGAAGCGGTTCGTCGCCGACGTGACCTATTACCTCTGCATGTGCCACTACGGCGACACCTGGCACCCGCTCGCCGCGGTGCGCGGCGACGAGGTGGTCGGCTTCGCCATCTGGGGTGTCGACGACGACGGCAGCCGGTGGATCGGCGGCCTGGTCGTCGACGCGAAGCACCAGCGCCAGGGCGTCGGCCGGGAGCTGGTCCGGCAGCTGCGGGAGCGGCTGATCGCCGAGCCCGGCACGCCGAACGTCGCGCTCAGCTACCAGCCGGAGAACACCGCGGCCCGCTCGCTCTACCTGGCGCTGGGCTTCGTCGAGACCGGCGAGACCGAGGGCGACGAGGTCGTCGCCCGCTGGGTCGGCTGA
- a CDS encoding VOC family protein, with amino-acid sequence MNNIGWIEVGTERPEEAERFYGEVFGWTFADDDNSVGLDGKPYRMITGPDGGAPFGGFYGTGGKAPDQAIFLIVVADTAEACRQAEAHGAKVLVGPQREASGLVYARLSDPLGNLFGVFTPPAR; translated from the coding sequence ATGAACAACATCGGCTGGATCGAAGTCGGCACCGAGCGTCCGGAGGAGGCCGAGCGGTTCTACGGCGAGGTGTTCGGCTGGACGTTCGCCGACGACGACAACTCGGTGGGGCTGGACGGCAAGCCGTACCGGATGATCACCGGGCCGGACGGCGGCGCGCCGTTCGGCGGGTTCTACGGCACCGGCGGCAAGGCCCCGGACCAGGCGATCTTCCTGATCGTGGTGGCCGACACCGCGGAGGCGTGCCGGCAGGCCGAGGCGCACGGCGCGAAGGTCCTGGTCGGGCCGCAGCGGGAAGCGAGCGGGCTGGTCTACGCCCGGCTCAGCGACCCGCTGGGCAACCTCTTCGGCGTCTTCACCCCACCGGCCAGGTGA
- a CDS encoding type 1 glutamine amidotransferase, with protein MSTALVIQNDPTDDLRRLGDWLTEAGLELTVLRPYAGDELPEALDGYLALIVLGGDQSAYPDLAGAPGAPWFPALEGLLRKAVRHRVPTLGVCLGGQLLAAAHGGLVERSPSGPEIGPGLVGKRDAADTDPLFKWVPLLPDVIQWHRDEITELPLSATLLAASSRYPHQAFRIGDRAWGLQFHIECDAAMMADWTRLGADDLAELGYDAEAVVLAVAEILPDVEEVWQPFAARFAALALGTLPDADIPAKNLPLLGH; from the coding sequence GTGAGCACAGCGCTTGTCATCCAGAACGACCCGACCGACGACCTCCGGCGCCTCGGCGACTGGCTGACCGAAGCCGGCCTGGAGCTCACCGTGCTCCGGCCCTACGCCGGCGACGAGCTGCCCGAGGCGCTCGACGGTTACCTGGCGCTGATCGTGCTCGGCGGCGACCAGAGCGCCTACCCGGACCTGGCCGGCGCGCCCGGCGCCCCGTGGTTCCCGGCCCTGGAGGGCCTGCTGCGCAAGGCGGTCCGGCACCGGGTGCCGACGCTCGGCGTCTGCCTCGGCGGGCAGCTGCTCGCCGCCGCGCACGGCGGGCTGGTCGAGCGCAGCCCGTCCGGCCCGGAGATCGGTCCCGGCCTGGTCGGCAAGCGCGACGCGGCGGACACCGACCCGCTGTTCAAGTGGGTGCCGCTGCTGCCCGACGTGATCCAGTGGCACCGTGACGAGATCACCGAGCTGCCGCTGAGCGCCACCCTGCTGGCCGCCTCCAGCCGGTACCCGCACCAGGCCTTCCGGATCGGCGACCGGGCCTGGGGCCTACAGTTCCACATCGAGTGCGACGCCGCGATGATGGCCGACTGGACCCGCCTCGGCGCCGACGACCTGGCCGAGCTGGGCTACGACGCGGAGGCGGTGGTGCTGGCCGTCGCCGAGATCCTGCCGGACGTCGAGGAGGTGTGGCAGCCGTTCGCCGCCCGGTTCGCGGCGCTGGCCCTGGGCACCCTGCCGGACGCCGACATCCCGGCGAAGAACCTGCCGCTGCTGGGGCACTGA